Proteins found in one Anopheles aquasalis chromosome 3, idAnoAquaMG_Q_19, whole genome shotgun sequence genomic segment:
- the LOC126578050 gene encoding innexin inx4, with the protein MLELVRPLRGILQIKAVNTTDLVWRLHCRVTVYLLLFAALLLSARQYFGNPIDCVAGGGDVSISTMNDFCWIMGTYISKDPNFVLDSTDLVKINAKIGHIPEEERSYQKYYQWVVFILAFQACLLTLPNVLWKIWEGGRLEALCEGLTTPILPEQWKQSSKKKLVRYLTMECRTNHRGYMYRYCFCMILNFANVLANILLMNTLFSGFWMNYHPAMMALLSFDFPSWNRYNSQVFPKLAKCDFHFVGPSGSKQNRDGLCLLPLNVVNEKIFAFLWLWFGILGVISAINLLFWCALLCSKGIRAWLLRLQMQPMRSVVVSNALRGECIGKWFLLLQLCRNLNPLVSRDIMFCISKKRQTDSLYAKPKSMMMTADFYQDQDCDLEIGEVNV; encoded by the exons ATGTTGGAACTCGTGCGTCCTTTGCGGGGCATTTTGCAGATAAAAGCGGTCAATACGACCGATCTCGTCTGGCGTTTGCACTGCCGGGTGACCGtttatctgctgctgtttgcggCCCTGCTCCTTTCTGCACGCCAATACTTTGGCAATCCGATCGACTGCGTGGCCGGAGGCGGCGATGTCTCCATTTCGACGATGAATGATTTCTGCTGGATCATGGGCACCTACATTAGCAAGGATCCGAACTTTG TGCTGGACAGTACGGATTTGGTGAAGATCAACGCCAAAATTGGCCATATTCCGGAGGAGGAGCGCTCGTATCAGAAGTACTATCAGTGGGTCGTGTTCATACTGGCGTTCCAGGCCTGCCTGCTGACCCTGCCCAATGTGCTGTGGAAGATCTGGGAAGGTGGCCGTCTCGAGGCGCTCTGCGAAGGGCTAA CGACGCCCATACTGCCGGAGCAGTGGAAGCAATCgagcaagaagaagctggTCCGTTACCTTACGATGGAGTGTAGAACGAACCACCGGGGATACATGTACCGCTACTGCTTCTGCATGATCCTGAACTTTGCCAACGTGCTGGCGAACATCCTGTTGATGAATACGCTCTTCTCCGGCTTCTGGATGAACTATCATCCCGCCATGATGGCACtgctttcgttcgattttcccTCCTGGAACCGCTACAACTCACAGGTATTTCCCAAGCTGGCCAAATGCGACTTCCATTTTGTGGGACCGAGCGGTTCGAAGCAGAACCGCGACGGGCTGTGCCTGTTGCCCCTGAATGTGGTGAATGAGAAGATATTTGCCTTCTTGTGGCTGTGGTTCGGGATTCTTGGCGTAATTTCGGCCATCAATCTGCTCTTCTGGTGTGCCTTGCTCTGCAGCAAGGGCATCCGCGCCTGGTTGCTGCGCCTACAAATGCAACCGATGCGTTCGGTGGTCGTCAGCAATGCGCTGCGCGGTGAGTGTATCGGCAAATGGtttctgctgttgcagctgtGCCGCAATCTGAATCCGCTGGTCAGCCGGGACATTATGTTCTGCATCTCGAAGAAACGACAAACCGACAGCCTTTACGCAAAACCAaagagcatgatgatgaccgcGGATTTCTACCAGGACCAAGATTGCGATCTAGAGATAGGCGAAGTTAATG
- the LOC126578038 gene encoding splicing factor 3B subunit 2, which produces MDNDQQEHSDSAPSELLITGMMMSDPLTGWSSGEVPLEAQEEQEYLQQPTEMEMGEPFADEGSNDAEGQHQQQQQHQQQALQPPSLMSLNVDSPESDELLLKKPAELVLPKALEDVLALTTIRVQELGDHQGSPQPAGGSGNVGHADGAPVSSYLEADGIESEDDMTNETPLAGDDADSDVHGPKMTAVEGKQDKNRRKKKRKKENRRARREQMQKAHEERTREQLTGETKQTVATATADQQDKNGEEDDSTEQQANGDEPDDETIEHPAGDGGDGTNGEERESNGKSPQEEEEQPRGNEDDEQQNGEPDEEVNQNGDDREEQQENGKEKEGKAAPKFVGSRRKTTKAKATENGSEPVSVEDVEIEYVPEKITIADLGPLYRQFYRVFEIFKLDTKPKDTARAGEEADSVKAAAEKAALSEKMDEEEDEMLAGADEKDDRDKISKRKLKKLTRLSVAELKQLVSRPDVVEMHDVTARDPKLLVQLKSHRNTVQVPRHWCFKRKYLQGKRGIEKPPFDLPAFIKKTGIMEMRASLQEKDEAKTLKAKMRERARPKMGKIDIDYQKLHDAFFKWQTKPRMTIHGDLYYEGKEFETRLKEKKPGDLSEELRIALGMPIGPACHKIPPPWLIAQQRYGPPPSYPNLKIPGLNAPIPEGCSFGYHAGGWGKPPVDESGKPLYGDVFGMAGLDGEGGMGEEEIDRTVWGELESESEESSEEEEDEGEDLAAQPDESGLVTPAEGLVTPSGLTSGVPAGMETPDTIELRKKKIESEMEDNETPVLYHVLPEKRNERIGGAMMASTHVYDIGAAGGGAGPAGGTAGAAAGAGRRGGGGGVDREGMVELALDPSELDLDNEAMAQRYEQQMREQQSHLQKEDLSDMLAEHVARQKSKRKRQQTDTTSKQSKKYKEFKF; this is translated from the exons ATGGACAACGATCAGCAGGAG CATTCGGATTCGGCTCCTTCCGAGCTGCTAATTACCGGAATGATGATGTCCGATCCGCTCACCGGATGGTCCAGTGGGGAGGTACCACTTGAGgcgcaggaggagcaggagtatCTGCAACAACcgacggaaatggaaatgggagAACCGTTTGCCGACGAAGGATCAAACGATGCAGAgggacagcaccagcagcagcagcagcaccagcagcaagcttTGCAGCCACCCTCGCTTATGTCTCTAAATGTGGATAGTCCAGAGTCGGACGAGCTGTTGCTGAAGAAACCGGCCGAACTGGTACTGCCGAAAGCTCTGGAGGACGTTCTCGCGCTGACGACGATTCGTGTGCAGGAACTGGGTGACCATCAAGGATCACCACAGCCggctggtggcagtggcaacgTCGGTCATGCTGATGGTGCCCCTGTCAGCTCCTATCTGGAAGCGGACGGTATTGAGTCCGAAGACGATATGACAAACGAGACGCCCCTGGCCGGTGATGATGCAGATAGTGACGTGCACGGCCCAAAGATGACCGCGGTCGAAGGCAAACAGGACAAGAATCGTCGcaagaaaaaacgaaagaaggaaaatcgtAGGGCGCGCCGGGAGCAGATGCAAAAGGCGCACGAAGAGCGCACCCGGGAGCAGCTGACAGgagaaacaaagcaaacggtggcgacggctaCTGCGGATCAGCAGGACAAAAATGGCGAGGAAGACGACAGTACGGAACAGCAGGCTAATGGAGACGAACCCGATGATGAAACGATCGAACATCCGGCgggagatggtggtgatggaacgAATGGCGAGGAACGAGAATCGAACGGTAAATCGCCgcaagaggaggaagagcaacCGCGTGGCAACGAGGATGACGAGCAACAGAACGGCGAACCGGACGAGGAAGTGAACCAAAATGGCGATGATCGCGAGGAACAACaagagaatggaaaagagaaggaaggcaAAGCAGCACCGAAGTTTGTTGGAAGCCGACGAAAGACGACGAAAGCGAAGGCAACGGAGAATGGCAGCGAGCCGGTATCGGTGGAGGACGTCGAGATCGAGTACGTACCGGAGAAGATTACGATCGCTGATCTGGGCCCACTCTACCGTCAGTTCTATCGCGTGTTTGAAATCTTCAAGCTCGACACGAAACCGAAAGATACGGCCCGGGCAGGGGAAGAAGCGGACAGTGTGAAGGCGGCAGCGGAAAAAGCCGCGCTGAGCGAGAAgatggacgaggaagaggacgagatGCTGGCCGGTGCCGATGAGAAGGATGATCGGGATAAGATTTCCAAGCGCAAACTGAAGAAGCTGACCCGGTTGAGTGTCGCCGAGCTGAAGCAACTCGTGTCCCGTCCGGATGTGGTGGAAATGCACGACGTGACGGCGCGTGATCCaaagctgctggtgcagttgaAGAGCCACCGGAACACGGTGCAAGTGCCACGCCACTGGTGCTTCAAGCGAAAGTATCTACAGGGCAAGCGCGGTATCGAGAAGCCACCGTTCGATCTGCCCGCGTTCATCAAGAAAACGGGCATCATGGAGATGAGGGCTTCGCTGCAGGAGAAGGACGAGGCCAAGACGTTGAAGGCAAAGATGCGCGAACGGGCTCGGCCAAAGATGGGCAAGATTGACATCGACTATCAGAAGCTACACGATGCGTTCTTCAAGTGGCAGACCAAACCACGCATGACGATCCACGGCGATCTGTACTACGAGGGCAAAGAGTTCGAGACGcggctgaaggagaagaaaccggGCGATCTTTCCGAGGAGCTTCGCATCGCCCTGGGTATGCCGATTGGTCCGGCTTGTCACAAGATTCCGCCACCATGGTTAATCGCCCAGCAGCGCTACGGACCACCGCCGAGTTACCCGAACCTCAAGATACCCGGACTCAATGCACCCATTCCGGAGGGCTGTTCCTTCGGGTACCATGCGGGAGGCTGGGGAAAGCCACCGGTAGACGAGAGTGGAAAGCCACTGTACGGCGATGTGTTCGGAATGGCCGGATTGGACGGAGAGGGTGGAATGGGAGAGGAGGAAATCGATCGCACCGTTTGGGGAGAGCTAGAGTCGGAGTCGGAGGAATCTtccgaggaggaagaggatgagggTGAAGATCTGGCCGCACAACCGGACGAAAGTGGACTGGTAACACCGGCCGAGGGTCTCGTGACACCGTCTGGTCTGACGAGCGGAGTGCCAGCCGGTATGGAAACACCGGACACGATCGAGCTGCGCAAGAAGAagattgaaagtgaaatggaagACAACGAGACACCGGTACTGTATCACGTGTTGCCCGAGAAGCGCAATGAACGGATCGGTGGAGCGATGATGGCATCTACCCACGTGTACGACATCGGAgcggctggcggtggtgcaggaCCGGCTGGTGGTACGGCAGGGGCCGCAGCCGGTGCAGGCCgccgtggtggcggcggtggtgtggaTCGTGAAGGTATGGTCGAACTGGCGCTGGATCCTTCCGAACTGGACCTGGATAACGAAGCAATGGCACAGCGCTACGAGCAGCAGATGCGCGAACAGCAGAGCCACCTGCAGAAGGAAGACCTCTCGGATATGCTGGCGGAACACGTGGCGCGACAAAAgtcgaaacggaaacggcaaCAAACCGACACGACCAGCAAACAGTCGAAAAAGTACAAGGAGTTCAAGTTTTAA